A window of Plasmodium malariae genome assembly, chromosome: 5 contains these coding sequences:
- the PmUG01_05012600 gene encoding lysophospholipase, putative: MAEYELCYNEFNLTNCTDGRPALDAFYNKDGLLLRTYGWLIKNAIGIIILIHGLNSHARFSFLRHNVDIVNNDKAILKDEQNYYVYKDSWIEHFNKNGYSVYGIDLQGHGKSDGWRDLKVNVKSYDDLVYDVIQYIKKIHEKLSVADETDSVLSGSSNICKREALPTYIIGQSMGGNIALRTLQILGKSNEDIRGKLNIRGCISLSGMISIELMAASPRSYKYSCFYLPFAKVISWCFPRFRIINKARYIRYPYMNDILGMDKMRYKKGITSRFGHELLKSMKILDRDIRYIPKDIPILFIHSKDDTLCYYRGVVSFFNRLTNDKKELHILDNMEHMLTVEPGNENVLKKIMDWLSDISSSVLNKKYINEESD, encoded by the coding sequence atggCTGAATATGAACTTTGTTATAATGAATTTAACTTAACTAATTGCACAGATGGAAGACCAGCTCTGGAtgcattttataataaagatGGATTATTATTAAGAACGTACGGAtggttaataaaaaatgctataggtattataatattaattcatGGTTTAAATTCACATGCAagattttcctttttaagaCATAACGTCGATATAGTAAATAATGATAAGGCTATATTGAAAGATGagcaaaattattatgtatacaaGGACAGTTGGATagaacattttaataaaaatggataCTCAGTATATGGTATAGATTTACAAGGTCATGGAAAGTCCGATGGCTGGAGGGATTTAAAAGTTAATGTAAAATCATATGATGATTTAGTATATGATGTAATAcagtatattaaaaaaattcatgAAAAGTTAAGCGTAGCTGATGAAACAGACAGTGTACTTTCAGGTAGTAGCAACATATGTAAAAGAGAAGCACTTCCTACTTATATAATAGGTCAGTCAATGGGAGGAAATATTGCTTTAAGGACATTGCAAATTTTAGGAAAATCAAATGAGGATATTAgaggaaaattaaatattagaGGATGTATATCATTATCTGGAATGATTTCCATCGAGTTAATGGCTGCATCTCCTCGTTCCTATAAATACAGTTGCTTTTATTTGCCCTTTGCAAAAGTTATTTCTTGGTGTTTTCCAAGATTTCGAATTATAAATAAGGCACGTTATATAAGGTACCCCTATATGAATGATATTTTAGGAATGGATAAAATGCGCTACAAAAAGGGGATAACAAGTAGATTTGGGCACGAACTTTTAAAATCAATGAAGATTTTAGACAGAGACATCCGATATATTCCTAAAGATATTCCCATATTGTTTATCCATTCAAAGGATGACACTTTGTGTTATTATAGGGGAGttgtatcattttttaatagactaaccaatgataaaaaagaattgcaTATCTTGGACAATATGGAACATATGTTAACTGTGGAACCTggaaatgaaaatgttttaaaaaaaattatggacTGGTTAAGTGATATATCTTCATCAGTactgaataaaaaatatataaatgaagaatcagattaa
- the PmUG01_05012800 gene encoding Plasmodium exported protein, unknown function: MVEKKFKLCLFIKIGTFFFLSWICYFYNDMSMINKYLLQPYNIGNKFYARTYRLLAKHKQENSLNNGWLNYSILDIGKYEKKDAFNDKLSKEKNKKTNKCSLNNIKGYGQAREVKSSALTVGDKYFAKRMLDNTHFLNNIRGVTNANIRNLRKKRNDKYKVLFMLTGILILVGLSMTLIIYILNYFNVFSKWTQELTVIMVLFLILSMLVISLIAYVCKKIKKHEKSLRIISEIHDRDYLHFPNV, encoded by the exons atggtggaaaaaaaatttaagttatgcttatttattaaaattggtacttttttctttttatcttggatatgttatttttacaatgatatg AGTATGATTAACAAATACCTGCTTCAGCCATACAATATaggtaataaattttatgcaaGAACTTATAGATTACTAGCAAAACATAAACAAGAAAATAGTTTAAATAATGGATGGTTAAATTATAGTATTCTAGACATTGGAAAATACGAAAAGAAAGATGCTTTTAATGACAAATTAtccaaagaaaaaaataaaaaaacaaataaatgttcattaaataatatcaaaGGGTATGGACAAGCAAGGGAAGTTAAATCTTCTGCACTCACAGTAGGGGATAAATATTTTGCAAAAAGAATGCTAGATAATACAcattttctaaataatatTAGAGGTGTTACTAATGCTAATATAAGGAATTTAAGAAAGAAGagaaatgataaatataaagtgCTTTTTATGTTGACTGGGATTCTTATATTAGTTGGATTATCAATGactcttattatatatatattaaattattttaatgtatttagTAAATGGACACAGGAACTAACGGTAATTATggtactttttttaatattgagCATGTTAGTTATATCATTGATTGCATATGTctgcaaaaaaataaaaaaacatgagAAGTCATTACGTATAATCAGTGAAATACATGATAGGGATTATCTTCATTTCCCTAATGTGTAA